The stretch of DNA GCCGACGATTTTATGTTCGCCGATCACGGTAATCGGAACAGCGCGCATGCCCATATCCCATACCTGCTGCGCGAACTCTTCGTTCTGCTCAATGTTGCGCTCCTCGAAAGAAACTCCCTTCTCATTCAAAAAGCTCTTGACCTGACGGCAGTGCGGACAGTTGGTCGATGTATATACCACAACATTTTCCATAGTTGATTCCCTCCTAGTAATTTTTGCTTAATATTATACCACCTGCGGCGTTTCGATGAAACTTACAGCACTACCGCGCTATGCTCCAGGCTCTCAATGTATTTCTCAGCGTCCATTGCTGCCTTGCAGCCGCTTCCTGCCGCCGTAATCGCCTGTCTGTACCGGGTATCCTGAACATCGCCGCAGGCGAATACGCCCGGAATGTTCGTCTCGGAAGTGCCCGGATTCGTTACGATATAACCGCTGGCATCGATGGTAATCTG from Paenibacillus sophorae encodes:
- a CDS encoding glutaredoxin family protein, yielding MENVVVYTSTNCPHCRQVKSFLNEKGVSFEERNIEQNEEFAQQVWDMGMRAVPITVIGEHKIVGMNKTQFDKILAAAQ